The Chloroflexota bacterium genomic sequence ATTTGCTCGCTTGGGGCGAGAAAGCCCATAAAAAACAAACGGGTCAAGGCTGGATCTTTGACCTTCTCTTGGGGAATTGCGCTCGCCAGCCATTGCTCAAACAACGTTTGGCCGATTGGCGTGATGCTATAAATTTTTTTGAATCGCCCACCCTCAACCTGCTCCTGTACCGTCACTGCTTGTTTTGCCACCAATTTTTCAATCGCGCTGTTGATGCTGCCAAAGCTGGCGCTATAAAACAACGAGATCGTCTCCTCAAGAATTTTCTTGATCTCGTAGATGCTGCGTTGCCTGAGCATCAACAACCCTAGAATTACATGTTCCATAATATATCCTTGCGTTATATATCTAATAGTAATATAGATTGAGCGATTGTCAAGCCTTGCAATTTGAAGTGCTTGCGCTGATTTGCTATGATCATGCTCGGGCTGAAAAATTTTCGTAGTTTGCGAGGTATTGAACAATGGGCCAAAATTCAGCCAGCATCAAACCAGAATCATGGTTGGTTTCAGCGGGGCGCGGTTCGCAGCCAGGTGATCCATTGAATGTGCCCTTGGTTCCGGCATCGAACTTTATCATTGGCAGTGGCCGTGAATATTCGCGTGATGATGGCACGCCAACCTGGGAAGCGCTTGAGGCGGTGGTTGGTGGCTTAGAGGGTGGCGAGGCCTTGGCATTTGCTTCGGGCATGGCCGCGATTGCCGCAGTTTTTGATCAACTGGCGGTTGGCTCACAGGTTGTCTTGCCCGATGATTGTTATCAAGGCGTTGCTGGCCTTGCTGCTGCTGGCCAACAGCGTGGGCGTTGGTCTGTCCAGCGCGTAGCGGTCGATGATCCTGAAGCTTGGGTGCGAGCCTGTGCCGATGCCGACCTGATTTGGCTTGAATCGCCATCGAATCCATTGCTGACCGTGGCCGATCTAGAGCTGATTTGTGCTGCGCCACGTAAACCCAGCGCGATTGTGGGGGTTGATAATACTTTTGCCACACCGTTAAATCAGCAACCACTGGCGTTTGGCGCAACCGTCGCAATTCAATCGGCGACGAAATTTATTGGCGGCCACTCGGATTTATTGGCTGGCGTAGCGACGACCAACGATGCGGCGCTTTGGCATGCGCTCAAGAAATCGCGTGAGTTAACTGGCGCAACCCCAGGCACACTTGAAGCCTATTTGGCGGTACGCGGCGCACGCACCTTGGCCGTGCGTTTGCAACGAGCACAACAAACTGCCATGCTGCTGGCCGAGCGACTTGAGGCCCATCCGCAGATTATGCGCGTGCGCTACCCTGGGCTTCGATCGCACCCAACCTATGCTGTAGCTCAACGGGTACTCAAGGGTTTTGGTACAATTATTTCGTTTGATGTGTTGGGTGGCGCTGTGGCTGCTGATCGTGTGTGTCAGCAGGTTAAATTGATTCATCATGCCACTAGCCTTGGGGCTGTTGAATCGACCATGGAACGGCGGGCGGCGATTCCTGGGCAGGAGCATCTACCACCAGCATTGTTGCGTTTGAGTGTTGGGATTGAGGATGCCGACGATCTGTGGCATGATCTATCAACAGCTATCGCCGCTAGCTCGCTTTAATCAGTAAATGTGACCTCTTATTCTCAGCCCTGCTTCTACTGAAATGGAGCAGGGTCTTTGATTTTTTGATAAAGGTAGGATTTATGAAATTTGTTTCATTTCGACGCTATGGCGAAGGCTCCGAGGCACGGGCTGGGGCTTGGTTGCCAATGGGAATCATCGATCTGCAAGCAGCAGCAGGTTTAGTTTTCGAAGATTTACCCCATGATTGGTCGCTGATGAGTATGTTGCAACACGAATCCGATGGCTATGGCATTGATGCCGCAGTTCAAATTGTTTCGGCGGTGGTTGATTTGCTTGGTGGTGGCGGCGATGGGATCGAGTGGGATGATCCCGATGCGATTAATAGCATGCTCTCGTTGGGCGGTGAAACCGTGATTTATCCGCCCGATAGCGTGCGGTTGTTAGCGCCAATCCCTCAGCCACCAACCATTCGCGATTTTTACGCCTTCGAGCAACATGTGCGTGAAATTCGCGCTCAGCATGGTCGCTCCGTGCCTAGCACGTGGTACGATATGCCAGTGTTTTACTTTGGTAATCCTACCACCGTGCTTGGTCCAGATAGCGATCTGATGATGCCGCGCACCAGCCAACTTGATTATGAGTTGGAAATTGCAGCAGTGATCGGCAGGCCATGCCGCGATATTGAGCCAGCTGAAGCTGAATATTATATTGCTGGCTTGATGGTGATGAATGATTGGTCGGCTCGCGATATTCAGGCTCGTGAGATGAGCGTTGGCTTGGGTCCAGCCAAGGGCAAAGATTTTGCCACCTCATTCGGGCCAGCTCTGATCACACTTGACGAAATTGAGGATAAAGCGCTGGGTGATGGGCGTTACGATTTGGCGATGGTCGTGCGGGTTAATGGTGAAGAGCGTGGTCGTGCCTCATTTGCCGATATTTACTATACGCTCGGCGAATTGATTGCCCATGCTTCACGCGATGTTACCTTGCTGCCAGGCGAAATTATTGGCTCTGGCACGGTTGGCACTGGCTGTTTGCTCGAAACAACTCATGGCGAAGGGCCATGGCTTGAGGTCGGCGATGTGGTCGAACTCGAAATCGAACGCATTGGCATCTTGCGCAACACAATTGTTGATCGCGATAGCTAATTACTCGCTATGTGCAGACTTAGCCATGGCCATCCAAACAATAAAACTGAGCTACCAACCGGAATGATTGATATGGGTAACCTACCTAGTTGACTTAGGATGATACACATTGATCAAAAACTCAGATGGCTTTGATAGATCGCGATCCGAAAGGAGGTTCCTGCTGATTAGAGTTTGATCTGTGGGGAATCTGGTTGCATCGCTACAAGAGTCTGAAGTCGTCGCCAAAACAGCACGGCGGTCACTATTCCGCCGCTCAGCCCGCCTATCGATGCTGCGGGGATCGTTGCATAAAACTCGAGTATCCCAATGAGTGGCATGAACAATCCGATTCCGAACAGCAGACCACCGAGGCTTCCACTTATGATGAGGCGGCGTTTGGTCACCGATGGGCAGAAACGATAGAACAGCCAAGCGTAGAGCCAGCCTAAGCCAGATCCAACCATCAAACCTGGAATCAACGCGCAGATCGGCACCCCTACGATCGCCGATGGCTCCAGCGTCGCTGGCGATTCATAGCGCAGCGACAACAGTCCTGCAGCGAGGCCATAGATGAAGCCGCCGCAGCTGCCGCCAGCAAGACCGCTTCTGCTACCAAGACCAGTGAGGACACGCCGCGGATAGCGACGGAGAACGAACGAGGATTTCGTGGATGGCACGTTATACATCAACTACCTCCGCTTTATGTGCGTTGTGTCATGGTATTGATTATAACTGTGATGCTGAAGTCATGGAGATGCAAGGATACCAGCGTCATCATGAAGATAGCGTGATCCCCGTTAAACTTGATCCGTGGTGGCAGTAGCTTCGACTGCCACCACGCTGATCGCAGGCTAGGCTTGGCCCAAGGCAACCTGCTTCGGAGCTTGCTGAGCCAGAACCTGGAACGTTTTGCGCACTGCCTCGACCGCAGGCAATGGATTGTAGCCCAACTCACGTTTGGCTTTGGCAATCGACAAACGTTGTTCTACGCCGCAATATAGCCCAACTTGGCTGCGCAAAATCATTGGTTCGCGGCCTGTGACATTCGCCACCAACTCCATCATGCCAGCTGCGACATTGGTAATGCCTTTCGATACCCGCATTGGCACTTTGATTTTGGGATTGAACTCTTGGGCGATTTCAAAGATTCGTCGTAATGGTAACGATTGATCATTCGCCAAAATATAGCGTTCGCCTGCCCGACCTTGGCGTTCAGCAGCGATCAGCCCTTCGGCGACATCAGCCACATCGACAAAATTAAAATCCATATTGATATCTAGCGGCATTTTATTGCTCAATACCAACTCCAAAATCCCTAACGATGGTGTAGTACGGCCATTGGGATCGCCGATGATCGTGCCTGGCAAGCCTGCCACCATCTCCAAGCCATATTCCTTAGCCAACTTCCACGCCAACTGTTCCGAGGCGATTTTCGATTGATAATACGGATTGCCATAGGTATATTGATTCCAAGTTGTTTCATCTGCTGGGATTTGGCGCTGAGGATTATTTTTATCAACTGCCGCGATTGAACTGACATATACCACCCGTTTGACCCCAGCCTGCGCCGCTGCTCGCAGAATATTGCGCGTGCCCTCAACATTTGGTTGAATGATCTCGCGTTGTGGATTGCGCGACCAATGCTTGAATACCGCTGCTACTTGATAGAGTGTATCAACTCCAACCAAGGCTTGTTGCAGCGAATCCATATCCATCAAATCGGCATACACTTGCTCGTAGGCCAGTTGCGGCTTGATTTGGCTGCGATTGCGCACGCTGGCCCGCACATCAACCCCACGTTCAACCAACATTTGGGCTAAAACCGAGCCTAAATGGCCATTCGCTCCAGTAACCAACACGCGCTTGCTCATGATTATTCCTTTCAGGATAAACTAGACAAATAGTTTATCTAGTTTTAGATAAAAAAAGAGACTAATGCAATAGAATAAACTATATCCTAAGAATAGATAGTTTATTCTAAAAAAATCAACCGCTATAAAGATCGGCCAAGGTAACCGCTTGCAACTCTTGTTTCATGGCAGCTTCGGCGCGTTGCAGGCTAGCGACCATACGTTGACGAGCGGCTAGCGCCTCGATTTTTGGCTCGGTTGGGTGAATATTCAGCCGAAACAAGGGCTTGGCTTGCTCAATCG encodes the following:
- a CDS encoding NAD-dependent epimerase/dehydratase family protein is translated as MSKRVLVTGANGHLGSVLAQMLVERGVDVRASVRNRSQIKPQLAYEQVYADLMDMDSLQQALVGVDTLYQVAAVFKHWSRNPQREIIQPNVEGTRNILRAAAQAGVKRVVYVSSIAAVDKNNPQRQIPADETTWNQYTYGNPYYQSKIASEQLAWKLAKEYGLEMVAGLPGTIIGDPNGRTTPSLGILELVLSNKMPLDINMDFNFVDVADVAEGLIAAERQGRAGERYILANDQSLPLRRIFEIAQEFNPKIKVPMRVSKGITNVAAGMMELVANVTGREPMILRSQVGLYCGVEQRLSIAKAKRELGYNPLPAVEAVRKTFQVLAQQAPKQVALGQA
- a CDS encoding PLP-dependent transferase, giving the protein MGQNSASIKPESWLVSAGRGSQPGDPLNVPLVPASNFIIGSGREYSRDDGTPTWEALEAVVGGLEGGEALAFASGMAAIAAVFDQLAVGSQVVLPDDCYQGVAGLAAAGQQRGRWSVQRVAVDDPEAWVRACADADLIWLESPSNPLLTVADLELICAAPRKPSAIVGVDNTFATPLNQQPLAFGATVAIQSATKFIGGHSDLLAGVATTNDAALWHALKKSRELTGATPGTLEAYLAVRGARTLAVRLQRAQQTAMLLAERLEAHPQIMRVRYPGLRSHPTYAVAQRVLKGFGTIISFDVLGGAVAADRVCQQVKLIHHATSLGAVESTMERRAAIPGQEHLPPALLRLSVGIEDADDLWHDLSTAIAASSL
- a CDS encoding PadR family transcriptional regulator, translated to MEHVILGLLMLRQRSIYEIKKILEETISLFYSASFGSINSAIEKLVAKQAVTVQEQVEGGRFKKIYSITPIGQTLFEQWLASAIPQEKVKDPALTRLFFMGFLAPSEQIRLLREHIGSVQVVHAQLNSLLREREQINVAAEQQALADFQWLTLEYGVAYYSFNINWYQQLLKKLEESGNE
- a CDS encoding fumarylacetoacetate hydrolase family protein yields the protein MKFVSFRRYGEGSEARAGAWLPMGIIDLQAAAGLVFEDLPHDWSLMSMLQHESDGYGIDAAVQIVSAVVDLLGGGGDGIEWDDPDAINSMLSLGGETVIYPPDSVRLLAPIPQPPTIRDFYAFEQHVREIRAQHGRSVPSTWYDMPVFYFGNPTTVLGPDSDLMMPRTSQLDYELEIAAVIGRPCRDIEPAEAEYYIAGLMVMNDWSARDIQAREMSVGLGPAKGKDFATSFGPALITLDEIEDKALGDGRYDLAMVVRVNGEERGRASFADIYYTLGELIAHASRDVTLLPGEIIGSGTVGTGCLLETTHGEGPWLEVGDVVELEIERIGILRNTIVDRDS